The DNA segment TAAAATTAATCATATAGAAGATGCATTTTGGCCAAGTTAAAAATACCATAGGCAGGGCGGCACTGCCGTTTTGTTTGCTGTTTAGTTTATTGTTTGTGATCGCCTGTAAGGACAGCGCAACTGTACCGGGAATTGCGTTTAAATTTCCTGAGCAGGGCCAGTCGTTCGGACTTGGCGAGGACGTAAAGATTGGACTGGATGTTCCTGAAGGGACAACTATCACCTCTGCTACCTATTTGCTGGACGGCAAAGCAGTGGCCACAAAGCCCAATGGCGAAGCGGTTTCTGTAAATACCAAGGGGCTTTCATTAGGCTACAAGCTGATTACAGCAGTAGTGGACAATGGCAGTAAAAAAGATACGCTGACGATTAATATAGAACTTAAATCGGCCCTGAAGCCTGAACTGTATGGTTACCAGGTGGTAAAGACCTTGCCGCATGATACTTCGGCCTATACCCAGGGCCTGGAATATCATAATGGCCGGTTTCTGGAAAGTACAGGTCAGGAGCAGCATTCGACCTTACGCTGGGTTGATGTTGCATCAGGAAAAGTATTACAGCAGATCAAACTGGAAGACCAGTACTTTGGTGAAGGCTCGAGTCTGGTTGGGGATAAAGTGGTCATGCTGACCTGGCAAAATAAGCTGGGTTTGATATTTGATGCAAAATCATTTAAACAATTGTCTACTTTCCCTTATCAGTCCAGCATGGAGGGGTGGGGCTTGTGTTTTGATGGAATTCAGCTGATCAAATCAGATGGCACGAATAGACTCTGGTTCCTGAATAAAGATACCTATAAGGAAGAACGTTCGATAGAAGTTTATGACAACAATGGCCCTGTAGATTCGTTGAACGAGCTGGAATACATAGATGGTAAGATCTATGCGAACGTGTATACCAAGAATATCATTGTAGTGATTGATCCTGAATCAGGAGTAATTGAAAAACAGATTGATTTTTCAGGTCTGCTGCCTGCAGATTATTTTAAAACCGATGACGAGCGGGGGAACAATGTGCTGAACGGAATTGCCTGGGACAAGGCAGGTAAACGCTTGTTTGTGACGGGGAAAAAATGGCCACATCTGTTTGAGGTGAAGCTGGTTCCTAAGAAATAAGTATAAAAAAAGCCCTGCCAACCGGCAGGGCTTTTTTTATACTTATTTCTTTTTCTCTTTAGGCTCAGTAAGGTAG comes from the Pedobacter heparinus DSM 2366 genome and includes:
- a CDS encoding glutaminyl-peptide cyclotransferase; this encodes MHFGQVKNTIGRAALPFCLLFSLLFVIACKDSATVPGIAFKFPEQGQSFGLGEDVKIGLDVPEGTTITSATYLLDGKAVATKPNGEAVSVNTKGLSLGYKLITAVVDNGSKKDTLTINIELKSALKPELYGYQVVKTLPHDTSAYTQGLEYHNGRFLESTGQEQHSTLRWVDVASGKVLQQIKLEDQYFGEGSSLVGDKVVMLTWQNKLGLIFDAKSFKQLSTFPYQSSMEGWGLCFDGIQLIKSDGTNRLWFLNKDTYKEERSIEVYDNNGPVDSLNELEYIDGKIYANVYTKNIIVVIDPESGVIEKQIDFSGLLPADYFKTDDERGNNVLNGIAWDKAGKRLFVTGKKWPHLFEVKLVPKK